In Flavobacterium okayamense, a single window of DNA contains:
- a CDS encoding OstA-like protein, producing the protein MKKHIIFIFIVFFVFISAIAQNEQENDKIKIENSDFVDRNQDEIPGATVFTGNVNVVHKGVNIKCNKAYYFDKENYVKAFGNVRINQGDSVALNSRYAEYDGTKELAFATGDVFLRSPESTLTTDTIYFDKKNQMAFYNSYGTIVNKENTLKSKSGRYFVQSKKYQFNTKVVVTNPKAKIETNHLDYYENSGHAYVFGPSTITNQGNVIYTENGFYDTKNNTGQLLKNSKITYDNKIIEGDDLYYDQSRNFSRAINNVKITDTINNMVAKGHYAEMWRDGQTRKDSIILTKRAVVITKVENDSLYMHGKKILVTGPPEDRTIRAFNNVRFYKTDMSGKCDSIHSNNKNALTQLIGKPVIWNEENQMTGDVMHLIGNNTNEQLDSLKVLNNAFLVQKDTISKNGYNQIKGQNLYGKFKDNALSEVDIVKNTEVIYYMRSENNELIGIDKKVCSKINLGIIDNKINTVTAFNNVESNLYPEDEFPENARKLRGFIWRGDERIKSKDDIFPDEENVLHEKIIIESKKKAKIEDVPMEILPETLDYDKNNPKPKPTLKAE; encoded by the coding sequence TTGAAAAAACATATAATATTCATATTTATAGTTTTCTTTGTTTTTATTAGTGCTATTGCACAAAACGAACAAGAAAATGATAAAATAAAAATTGAGAATTCAGATTTTGTTGATCGAAATCAAGATGAAATTCCAGGGGCAACAGTATTTACAGGTAATGTTAATGTTGTTCACAAGGGCGTTAATATAAAATGTAATAAAGCGTATTATTTTGATAAAGAAAATTATGTAAAAGCTTTTGGTAACGTTCGAATTAATCAAGGCGATTCGGTTGCACTTAACAGTAGATATGCCGAATATGACGGAACTAAAGAATTAGCTTTCGCTACTGGTGATGTTTTTTTACGTTCACCAGAATCAACTCTAACTACAGACACTATATATTTTGACAAAAAGAACCAGATGGCTTTTTACAACAGCTACGGCACAATCGTAAATAAAGAAAATACTTTGAAAAGTAAATCTGGTCGTTATTTTGTGCAATCAAAAAAATATCAATTTAATACGAAGGTTGTTGTAACTAATCCGAAAGCTAAAATTGAAACAAATCATCTTGACTATTATGAAAATTCTGGACATGCTTATGTTTTCGGACCTTCAACCATAACCAATCAAGGAAATGTAATATATACAGAAAACGGATTTTACGATACTAAAAACAATACGGGACAACTTCTTAAAAATTCAAAAATTACTTACGATAATAAAATTATTGAAGGTGACGATTTGTATTACGACCAATCCAGAAATTTTTCGCGTGCAATTAATAATGTAAAAATTACAGACACCATAAATAATATGGTTGCTAAAGGACATTATGCAGAAATGTGGCGTGATGGCCAAACCAGAAAAGACTCAATCATTCTTACTAAAAGAGCAGTTGTTATTACAAAAGTTGAAAACGATTCGCTTTACATGCATGGTAAGAAAATCTTAGTTACTGGTCCGCCAGAGGACAGAACGATTCGTGCTTTCAACAATGTACGTTTTTATAAAACAGACATGAGCGGAAAATGCGATTCAATTCATTCAAACAACAAAAATGCCTTAACTCAATTAATCGGGAAGCCAGTTATTTGGAATGAAGAAAACCAAATGACTGGTGATGTTATGCATTTAATTGGAAACAATACTAACGAACAATTAGACTCGTTAAAGGTATTAAATAATGCTTTTTTAGTTCAAAAAGATACCATTAGTAAAAATGGATATAATCAAATTAAGGGTCAAAATTTATATGGAAAGTTTAAGGATAATGCTTTAAGTGAAGTTGATATAGTTAAAAACACTGAAGTTATTTACTATATGCGAAGCGAAAATAATGAACTCATTGGAATCGATAAAAAAGTTTGTAGTAAAATCAATTTAGGAATTATTGATAATAAAATAAATACCGTTACAGCTTTTAATAATGTTGAAAGTAATTTATATCCCGAAGATGAATTTCCAGAAAATGCTCGAAAATTAAGAGGTTTTATTTGGAGAGGCGACGAACGTATAAAATCGAAAGATGATATTTTTCCTGATGAAGAAAACGTTCTACATGAAAAAATTATAATCGAAAGTAAAAAGAAAGCAAAAATTGAAGATGTTCCAATGGAAATTTTACCTGAAACATTAGATTACGATAAGAACAATCCAAAACCAAAACCTACACTTAAAGCTGAATAA
- a CDS encoding aspartate aminotransferase family protein encodes MLNDFFKYQAQTSPHPLAMEISRAEGSYIYDAEGNAYLDFVAGVSANTLGHQPKRVNDAIKAQLDKYSHVMVYGEYAQHPATEFCKLLASHLPEPLNKTYLVNSGTEAIEGALKLARRVTGRSQLISCFNAYHGNTMGSMSVMGFEERKQIFRPLIPDVDFITFNNEDDLEKITTKTAGIILETIQGGAGFIQPENDFLKKVRQRCTEVGAVMILDEIQPGFGRTGKLFGFQNYDVVPDVIVMGKGMASGMPVGAFTASAEMMDLLSHDPKLGHITTFGGHPVIAAASLATLQEVTESNLMQEALEKEQLFRELLVHPLIKEVRGKGLMLAAMTESPEITNQVILECHKRGVILFWLLFEGKAIRITPPLTLSKEEIRKGCGIIIEVLNEIANC; translated from the coding sequence ATGCTGAACGATTTTTTTAAATACCAAGCGCAAACTTCTCCACATCCATTAGCAATGGAAATTTCTAGAGCGGAAGGAAGCTATATTTACGATGCTGAAGGAAATGCTTATTTAGATTTTGTTGCAGGAGTTTCAGCCAATACTTTAGGTCACCAACCAAAGCGTGTAAACGATGCCATAAAAGCACAACTCGATAAATATTCTCATGTGATGGTCTATGGCGAATATGCACAGCATCCCGCAACTGAATTTTGTAAATTATTAGCTTCTCACCTACCTGAACCTTTAAATAAAACCTATTTAGTAAATTCAGGAACGGAAGCTATCGAAGGTGCTCTAAAATTAGCGCGAAGAGTAACTGGAAGAAGTCAGTTAATTTCTTGTTTTAATGCTTATCATGGTAATACGATGGGCAGCATGAGCGTTATGGGGTTTGAAGAGCGCAAACAAATATTTCGTCCATTAATTCCAGATGTTGATTTTATTACTTTTAATAACGAAGATGATTTAGAAAAAATTACAACGAAAACTGCAGGAATTATTTTAGAAACCATTCAAGGTGGTGCTGGATTTATCCAACCGGAAAATGATTTTCTAAAGAAAGTACGTCAACGTTGTACTGAAGTTGGTGCTGTAATGATTTTAGATGAAATCCAACCTGGTTTTGGTCGTACAGGTAAATTATTCGGCTTTCAAAATTATGATGTTGTTCCCGATGTTATAGTTATGGGAAAAGGAATGGCAAGTGGAATGCCTGTTGGCGCATTTACGGCTTCAGCAGAAATGATGGATTTATTAAGTCATGATCCAAAATTAGGGCATATTACTACTTTTGGCGGACATCCAGTTATAGCTGCTGCTTCATTAGCAACACTACAAGAAGTTACAGAGTCTAATTTGATGCAAGAAGCATTAGAAAAAGAACAATTATTTAGAGAACTTTTAGTTCATCCCCTTATAAAAGAAGTTAGAGGAAAAGGGTTAATGCTTGCTGCTATGACAGAAAGTCCGGAAATCACAAACCAAGTTATCCTTGAATGTCATAAACGAGGTGTAATCTTATTTTGGTTACTATTCGAAGGTAAGGCAATTCGTATAACTCCTCCACTAACACTATCAAAAGAAGAAATACGCAAAGGTTGTGGCATTATTATTGAAGTATTAAACGAAATAGCAAATTGTTAA